Proteins encoded together in one Papaver somniferum cultivar HN1 unplaced genomic scaffold, ASM357369v1 unplaced-scaffold_117, whole genome shotgun sequence window:
- the LOC113329819 gene encoding polygalacturonase-like — MAKIIILLSLKLVVFLTMFPLCANAATYNVLDFGAKPNNGTDSTKPFLQVWSLACRSVAPATMWIPRGTYLVNTIAFGGPCKSARVTVQIDGKIQAPPRNYWDIGNYGNWVLFQGIDGLTINGGILDARGSQLWDCKRSGANCPQGATSLTFNSIKNGRVSGIVSVDSQRAHIAINGCNNMKVKKVILIAPDQSPNTDGIDIQSSTGVTIIDSSIRTGDDCIAIGPGTKNVLVQRVACGPGHGISIGSLARNPNEAGVEGITVKDVTFTGSDNGLRIKTWPKPSDGFVKNVLYQNIIMNNVRNPIIIDQIYCPGTKGCSDQNSGVKISGVTYLNISGTSATPIAIRFHCSATTPCNRIKLHNVNLTYSKQPAKTFCFSALGTSSVGQLGASLSVGLGTSLLSVGRPSPGSCF, encoded by the exons ATGGCTAAGATAATCATCTTATTATCTCTTAAGCTCGTAGTTTTCCTTACCATGTTTCCATTATGCGCTAATGCAGCTACTTATAATGTACTAGATTTTGGGGCAAAACCAAATAATGGAACTGATTCGACGAAACCTTTCTTACAAGTATGGTCTTTAGCTTGCAGGTCTGTAGCACCAGCAACAATGTGGATACCTCGTGGAACTTATTTGGTTAACACAATCGCTTTTGGTGGTCCTTGTAAAAGTGCAAGAGTTACAGTTCAAATTGATGGTAAAATTCAGGCGCCTCCTAGGAATTATTGGGACATTGGTAATTACGGCAACTGGGTATTATTCCAAGGCATTGATGGTTTAACCATTAACGGTGGGATTCTGGATGCACGCGGATCTCAGTTGTGGGATTGCAAGAGATCTGGTGCAAATTGCCCACAAGGTGCTACG TCGCTGACGTTCAACAGTATCAAAAATGGCAGAGTCAGTGGTATTGTATCTGTTGATAGCCAAAGGGCTCATATAGCTATCAATGGTTGCAATAATATGAAGGTTAAAAAGGTGATTCTTATTGCACCTGATCAAAGCCCTAACACAGATGGTATAGATATACAATCATCAACTGGTGTAACAATCATTGATTCAAGCATCAGAACAGGTGATGATTGTATTGCGATTGGTCCTGGCACCAAAAATGTACTGGTTCAACGCGTAGCATGTGGACCTGGACATGGAATTAG TATAGGAAGTTTGGCCAGAAATCCGAACGAAGCAGGGGTGGAAGGAATTACAGTAAAAGATGTAACCTTCACTGGATCGGATAATGGATTACGGATCAAAACATGGCCGAAACCAAGTGATGGTTTCGTAAAAAACGTTCTTTATCAAAACATCATTATGAATAATGTTAGGAACCCTATCATTATTGATCAGATTTATTGCCCCGGTACCAAGGGCTGCTCTGACCAG AATTCTGGAGTCAAGATCAGTGGGGTGACATACTTAAATATAAGTGGAACATCGGCAACACCAATTGCCATTAGATTTCATTGTAGTGCAACTACCCCGTGCAACCGAATCAAATTACACAATGTCAATCTCACCTATTCAAAACAACCTGCCAAGACCTTTTGTTTCAGCGCCCTTGGAACATCTTCAGTGGGACAACTTGGTGCATCCTTATCAGTAGGACTTGGAACGTCGTTATTATCAGTAGGACGACCTTCTCCTGGAAGTTGTTTCTAG